The Phacochoerus africanus isolate WHEZ1 chromosome 9, ROS_Pafr_v1, whole genome shotgun sequence genomic sequence CACCTATAACCCGTCCATGTTCATTTTCTTGGGAAAAGCGCTTTCAGTGGTTTATTAGCTAAATTAGCTAATGGCCCACCTCCCAGGTGGAATGCAGCCTCCCTAACCCCAAAGCTCTGCTCTtgtcctgtggctgctgtgtgtgtgcgcgcaggTTGGGTGGTGGGGAAGAAGTTGGAGGGCAGCTCCAGCTTCATGGGGTGGAGGAGTCTGGCACCCTCCTGCGAAAGCCTGCATGGCTGCATTCCCAGGCCCAGGGTACAGGCATTTGGTAAGGAGGGAGGAATCAGGCTTCAGCAGTAGGCGCTCTTAAAGTGGCCTGAATTCCAAGTTCAAGAGCAGGCCAGGGGAGTCACTGGGCAGCTAACTGCCTGCGAACCAATGTCCAGGCCCCAGGCAGCTGGCCATCTACGGGGGAGCATTACAATCAATTACAAGCTCTTTGCAGAAGTCATAGTTGGGTCAGGGGTGTCCACTGTACTCCATAAGGGACAGGATCAATGCCAAGGCCCCAGTATCCTTGGCGTGCTTTCCCGCGTCATCTTCACAGaaggcccccagcccaggggctgTCAAAAGTCTGCTACCACTGCATGCCCCCGATTCATTCTCCAGAGGTCTTTGGAGCAGGAGCCTGAGAGAAGGGGGGCGGGgcctctttccttctccagcagtctcccctcccacccccttagGCTCAGAAAGGAtgtggaggggagggtggggggggtgctaGGCCTGAGCTGAAGGGAGGGGAGTCTGTCCATCTAGCATTTCTAGTTGCCTCCTGATACTCCTCCGCCGGACTGATGACtctgccctccttcccccaggCTGATGGACCTGGCCAAGGAAATGACCAAAGAGGCTCTGCCAATCAAATGCCTGGAAGCTGTGATCCTGGGAATGTATCCTTACTCTaagaggcctgggggagggcagaCCACGTGCTCAGCCCCTCTGGGCTCACTTCCTCCCCTGGAAGGGGTGGGGTGCATGTGCTCCAGGGCCCTCCCAGCTCTCTCTCCCAGCAGTCTGGAACTTGGCCCCAAAGTGGAAGAgcattggggggtgggggtggggggttggttTGTCCCACACCTCCGTTGTTAACCTCCAAGGCTTACTGGGCAGCTTTTTTGAGTCATGTGGATGCAGTGACCCCGTTCTCTGAACCCCAGGTCAGGGCACAGTGTCTCTGACCGTTGTGCTATTTCCAAGAACCAGAGAGTCTAGGAAGCAGATTGGATGTCCAGATGCTGGCATTTCCAGGACATGTTGACCTGAGGAGATGATGGATGGGATCTTTGATACAGGACTCtgcctttaaaaaacaacaacaaaaggcaaacaGAGTTTTTCAGCCACCCCCACTCAAAGGGCAGAACTGGGACATACAGCTGGGTCAGTGGAGCAGCTTGTGGTGGGACAGACAAGCCTGGAGGGATCCCCCTAATATCCCCAGTCGGAGCAAGGTAGGGAGACTGGTGTTATGGCTGGTCCTCTCTTGTGGGGGGTCCCTGCCTGAGCCCTATACTTTTTTGCTTTGTCATAGAAAACTTTAACCTGGTACCAACATAGATTAATATAATGACCCCATGTGCCCCTCACTCAGTTTTAGTAATTCAAGGCCGACTCCATTCATCTCTGCCCACTCCTTGCTTTCCCCCTTTCCAGTGGTACCTCCCAAGGCTTTGAAGTATTGTGCCTCCCACCCCTGGTGCAGGCTCCTGGCTCAGGGCAGggcggggcagggcagggtggcaGGGGCCCAATGGCACAGGGAGGACACTGCTCCCTGGGACAGGTTGGGAGGCAAAGACTACGGTCAAAGGTGAGGAGGACTGCGATCTGCGGGGGACACTCCCCCTACCCCCAGACGTCCAGCCTTAAATTATACAAAGAGACTACAGGGGcactccccagcccccctccctgaGGGGTCCCCAGAGCAAACCCCGCTGTGGCAGTCCTTTGCTGACAAAGAGTCCCATAAGCACCGCCTCTGTCCAGAGGGTTCTTTGCTGGGACGAGCCTGCGGCCAGCCCAAGGACTGCCAGCGCCTctgcacacccccaccccatatTCACTTCTCCTTTGGGGGACACAGGTCAAGATGGAGGTTCCCACCCCATTGTAGGAGGGAGACTGCACACTTACCCCCAATTCCCTGccagagcacacagagaagctgGTCCCAACAGGACCCCGTGGTCCCGGAGCCCTTCCAGGGGTTACCTGCTGGCTCATGGGCAGGAAGAAAACAGGAACAGCCCCCATCTGGGCAGGTCCCCTCCCCGCTGTCCCCGCAGAACCACCACAGTTCCCTCAGTCACTGCTCATGTAGAGGCGCTGTATTGAATTCGTGCCCAGGCCTCATCCTCACTTCACTCCGAGCCTGCATCTTGCTCATCTGTGTCCCCCGTCACTTGCTTGCAAGGAGTCGGGCTCAGTAAGCATCGCAGTGTCTGACCACAGACGTCAGGGTCAGGCCATCCTGGACCTGAATCCTAGCTCTGCTGTGTACTCGCTGTGTGACTCCAAGCAAGTTCCTTCCGTCTCTGCGCCTCGGAGTCCTCCTCTGCAGAAGGGGACAGTGGCAATCCCATCCCACAAGTTTTCTAAGAACAGCTGAACGAGTGGGTGCACGTAGGATTAGATGCAGTGCCTAAGGGTGTCCAGACCAAGCTTTTATCCCATTCATCTCATTCCACTCACCTGTTCAAGAagaggttttggggggtttttttttgtgttgttttctgaGTACCTGCTGTGTGCCCACCTCTGTGCTGGGCCCCGGTCTTACAGCAAAGAACATGACGACAAGGTCCCTGTTCTCAGAAGTTTCCGTTCTTGCTGgggagaccaaaaaaataagcaagtaaaccaagaaataggagaaataatTAGATTGGGGTGAGTGTGCCATGGGAGAAATTAGTGGAGCCGACGGACATGCTTTAGAAACGGAGGTCAGCCTGACGGCTAAGCCTGAGGCCTGAGGAGGagctggtgggggtgtggggagccAGAGGGAAGAGCTGGCAGCTGAACTGAGAAGCTGAGCAAGTGGGCTGAGCCGGTTGAGAAGCTGGAGGGAGCAGCTGGGCCCGGCTGTCAGCCTCCTAGGCTGTGGGAGCGAGCTTGGTTTTATTTGAAGAACAATGGGCAGTATATCTGTGCACGCGGGGTGGTGAGAGAAAGAGAACGGGATTGTCTGTGCATCTGTGACCAAGTGCATGTGGGCGAGAACATCAGAGGACATGTGAGAGGCAAGGTGGGGTGAGCGGGGCTGTGTGTGAGGATGGGAGGTGGGCGCTGGGCCTCTGGTCCCTCCTTCCACCCAGGACTGCCCAAGGCCCCGCAGTTTGGAGCGCCGGTTGAGCCCACTCTTAGCTGCTATCATTTGGTGGGCCCTGCTTGACAGCCTAGCAGCAGCCAGTTGCCACCAAGAGCCCTGACCCATAGAGATGGAGTTTATTGAGCACGTACTGTAGGCCAGGCCCAACTCAGAGGACAGGAGGTGGAGATGAGCAAGCCCTGTTGCCTGCACTCAGGAGCGGGGTCCAGGGCCCCGGCCGCAGCCTCTCCTGGGTGGCGGCCGCCTCCTCCCGCCCCTGCGCACTGGCCCTTGGGCCTCTCCGCGGCCTTTTCCTTAGCTGGGGGCCGTGGCCAGTTACCTCACCAACAGCATGCCCACCCTGGAACGCTTCCCCATCAGCTTCAAGACCTACTTCTCAGGGAACTACTTCCGCCACATCGTGCTGGGGGTGAACTTCGGGGGCCGCTACGGGGCGCTGGGCATGAGCCGGCGCGAGGACCTGATGTACAAGCCGCCGGCCTTCCGCACGCTCAGCGAGCTTGTGCTGGACTACGAGGCCGCCTACAGCCGCTGCTGGCACGTGCTGAAGAAGGTGAAGCTGGGCCAGTGCGTGTCCCACGACCCGCACAGCGTGGAGCAGATCGAGTGGAAGCACTCGGTCCTGGATGTGGAGAAGCTGGGCCGCGAGGACCTCCGCAAGGAGCTGGAGCGGCACGCCCGCGACATGCGGCTCAAGGTCCGTGCGCGCCGCCCTGCTCGCCAGCGGCCAGGCCCTTGGCGGTGATGGAAGGGCTGCGGCTTCCTAGGGAGTCAATCTTCCAGGAaagcccccttcctcctcctcttcccccaccctccccgccAGCAGAGGGGGTGCAAGGATCAGGGGAGGTGAGGGTGGGACGTTTCCGGGCTTTGCTCAGAGGTTGTCGTGGAGACACCCCCTTGGGTGGGCAGGCCAGGGGGGCTCTGGAAGGGGGAGCTGGATGTGGGCACAGGGCAGGTCTTGGACACGTGGAGAAGGGCAGGGGTGCCACAGTCCAGGTGGAGGGGACTGTGAGTAAAGACTGGCGGGAAATCGTGGCCTGAGTGGAGGGAAAGGGAGTGCCTGGTGGGAAGCAGCTTCCATCACCCCTGTGTATCCTGCCTCTTGACCCCCAGGCCTAAGAAAGGACTAGGAGGAagccagaaaaaggaagaaggccAGACTGTGGGGAGGCAAGGGGGGCAcggtccttcttcctctttcccacccccactgagCAGGAGtcatggaagggggaggggctgctgaggCATTTGCCCCCAGAGCCTGACAGCAAGATCTTGGCCTctccctgggtccccagggaCCCACGGGCCCCTCCCCACTGCTCAGCCACTGCAGCCCTGTGCTCTGACCCTCCGGACAGCCGGGGCCACAGTCAGGACTGCGGTGTTTTCACATCCTCATCTGCTCGCCAGGACGGGAGGGCAACAGTGGGCAGCCTCAGAGACAGGGCAGAGCATGGCTTGAGGCTTCCTGGAGTAAGTCTTGTTTCTTCCTCCCACCAAGATTGGCAAAGGGGCCGGCCCTCCCTCCCCTACCAAGGACCGGAAGAAGGATGTATCCTCCCCGCAGCGGGGCCAGTCCAGCCCCCACCGAAGGAACAGCCGCAGCGAAAGGCGGTGAGGGATGGGGCTCTCCTGGGGGGGACAGAAAAAGCTCTTCTTTCCCTCTCATCTTCTGGATCCCTCTGCTTTTACCCTCCACTCTTCTCATTCTAGTGCGCCTTCCCTGGAGGGAAGGGACTTGGTGGGCTTGTGTCTTACACTTCCCTGGCAGCAATACAATTCCATCTCCCCAGAGGAAACATCACTGGCCCACTGGTTACCCTGTGCGGGGCCCTGGTGCCAAGCAGGAGACCCACAGGGACCGAAAGCCAGTGGTAGGATGGGCACTATCAAAGGGAGGGTGTGAGGGGTGGGGCCCTGGAAGATGGTGAGTTTTTTCCAGGAATATCATCAGGAAAGGTTTAGCAGCAGATGGCAGCTGGTGGATGGCTCTGAACATAACTTACTCCCTGTGAGTTTGTGGGTTTTGCCTCTCATTGGCAGAAACATCCCATCCGTATCCCAGGCTGCCTCTTTGGATTTCTCTCCTACACATGTCTGTCTGGCTCTTGCTTTAAATATCATTGTTCTGGAGGCATCTCTCTGGAATAGGGGCACAAGCAGACCTCCAGTATCTCGCATCCTCCACCTTGCCCTAGGAGGCTTTCATCGAGGACAGATTCCCCACATGGAGATGCGCGCATGAGCTATTAACTACTTAAACTGCAGCCAGAGTTGCTGACCAGAGTGAAGGGCCATAGCCTGTAAGAGTGCaggggccacactcatgacagcAGGGCAGTTCGGGGGTTCCAGAAACACGCTTCCACAGAGACCATACTGTTGCATTTAGGACACTTTGGAGAAtgggaagggggcggggaggggcagcCACGACTTGCTCCCTCTGCTGCCACCTCCCTGATGGTGGGACActcaccccttccctccctgctctctcctccctgcagGCCTTCTGGTGAGAAGAAGCCTTCGGAGCCCAAAGCCATGCCAGACCTCAATGGGTACCAGATCCGGGTGTGAGGCAGGTGGCAGCACCCCAGCCTCACCCACTTCTAGGGGCCAGGATCCACCTGCCAGAACCAGCCTCACCCCTGGGGAACGTGGGGCTGACTATGGGGTGGCACGAGGGGCAGCAGGAAGAGCTCATCCCAGctcagccacccaagctgctgccccTGCCGCTGGGCCAAGCCCCCTAACTTTGGACCAAGAAGCAGTTAAGGGTTCAAGTTTGAGTTTTTAACTCAACAGCTGAAATTTAAGGTATTTGGAAAAAACTTAAAACTAATGGATCTGCCAGGGGCTGGAAGGCCAGTGCTTATAAGATCTGAGTGCCGCAGCGCTGGGTAGGGAGGGGTTGCTGGCTCTGCTGGTACCCCTGTCCCTGAGGTCTCTCTGGGATTTGGGTCCATCCTGTCTACGGGAgacctcccagccctgccaggcCTGTGGCGGGAcagggggggagggatggaggtgtTTCTCCAGTCCTGCCTGTCCTGGCAGAATCTTGACCCAGGGAAAGGAAAGCAGGGTAGGAACCATCCCGGGAAAGGTCCGTGTGGGCCATATCAGGCGCATGGCACAGGCCACATCTGCCCCAAGAGCCAGAGAGCGTGACCCAGGAGGGCCCTTCTGCCCTTGCAGCCTCACGGACAGTGCTGTGTGGGCTGACACTGCCTAGTGGCAGGGCCCATGCTGGGGTGGGCTGTATGACAGCCCCGGAGACAACCACTCCGGGGCGAGGCGGGGGGGAGAGTTCCTGGGCCTTTACCTGGTCTTCTTActcagcccagctctgcctcttgctGAAGCAGGGCCTCCTTGTAGAGGGGCTGGGCTTTGCCAAGAGCCCAGAGGTGCACTGGGCTCAGCATGACTGTGGGGGGTTGAACAGACCTAGGGGGTCCAGGAACCAtggctggggatggggtgggactGTCCCCCTGGTAGGTAGTCCCCAGGGGTGGGCACTGCTGCTCCCCCTTCCTGCTGCCTTAGCCCTTGCTGGAGAAACGACAACCAGACCAGGATCCCTGTGTCCCAGGCCCACCTCCCCTTGTGTAGCATCCCAGGGCTGGACGGCCCGCGGGTGATCAGGCCTGTTACATGTGGTGGCTCATCAGGGAGGAACCTGAACAGCTCGAGGGTGCACAGCCTGCCTGGCGGGCAAGTGAGAAGTGGTAGAGAGAGGCTGGCGGGGTTGGGGGAAGGTTCTGGAGGCTCAAGCCACAAAGCAGCGTAGGTCAGGAGGGCAGTGTGGCCACCAAGGAGAGACACAGCGTAAGAACTGGGGAGGCGTACGTGAGAGAGAATGTGGGGGAGAGTTTAGAAGATCAGGCTGCCTTGAGGAGTGGCGAGTTCCCTATTGCTGGAGGTATTCAAGCGAAGACTAGATGGCTACTTGTCAGGAAGCTATAGAGAGGATGCAGGTTATGGAAGGATAGCTGTTTGAGATGGCCACTGTGGTTTCTTCATGCTGAGAGGCTATGATTCAGCCAGGGGCAGCTGTCCGTAGGGATGCAGAGGGGGTGGGGTTGAGGGGGCTGGAAAAGGGAGGATGAGAACCAGAAGCGTAAACTCAGATGCCTCCAGGACCAGGCAGGTGATTGAAAGGAGAGctgcagggctgggtggggatAGTGGCAAACTAAAGACATACCCCATTAAAACACCCACTGCCGCTGCTGCTCAGCTGTTCTCAGAGTACAGGGTCTGCATTACCAGCTTGTCTGATTTCTTTTCAAAGGTCAGAACTCTGAATTTTTACATGAAATGTGCTGATCTTTAAATGTTGGCAATCCATTCAGAAAACGGGAAAGATTGACAGTGTGTAATCTTGGAAGTCGAGGGCACTTATGCTGGGGAGAGGTCCACTGAGACACGTGGAGGTGGAAGGTTCTAGGCTTCCTGGAGcaggctgggccagggcaggggcctcACTGCTGACGCTGCTCCCAGAGTGGGCAGCGGCCCCTGGCTCAtcccctctctccctgcagaCCAGAGTCCCGCCAGGCACTCCCGGAGGTTGCTCTGTCACCAGAGGGGGTGGAGTGGAAGAGAGAGAGTGCAGTTCTCAGCCGGCCAGGGAGATGCACGGTGCCGcgaagcagagggagggagacaggatgCGTTTACCGATGCGAGTCCCTGTCAGGAGGCCCCAGGGCTCGCAGCTCTTCAAACCAGCAGCTCTTGGCCCAGAGCCAGGCCTAGCAGGGACGCCAGCTAGTCATTCCCTTGGGTTTCTCATAGGTCACTGGGCCCTAGGGAGATGCCTAACCTGCCCCCTGGGCTACACCCCAGCCAGACCATTCTGAGGGCCGTCATGACCCTTAACTCACCATCCCATCCATCCCAGTTTTCAGGGAAAGGGGTGGTGGGTCCCCACATTCGCCTGAGGCAGAGATGGATCCCTTTGGGAGGCATGAGACTGAAAACGAGACCTTTTGTGGGTCTGGATGTGGGTGCCTCGTGCAGGCTACTCACCATCCCATCCATCCCAGTTTTCAGGGAAAGGGGTGGTGGGTCCCCACATTCGCCTGAGGCAGAGATGGATCCCTTTGGGAGGCATGAGACTGAAAACGAGACCTTTTGTGGGTCTGGATGTGGGTGCCTCGTGCAGGCTCCTCACCAGCAGACCCCAGATGCCCCTGTGGACCACAAGACTTGAGGGTGAGATGCGAGAGGGAGCTGGGGTCAGGGAGACGTGGGGAAGCTGCTCTTGGTACCAGTGCCCAGCAGGACACTGTGACCTACAGGCTCTTTCCTGAGCGGTctggggagaaggaagcagaatGAGCCCCAACCCCTACTGCTGCCCCCCAGGGGGGGACCCGCCACCTCCAGCTGATGACTCCCTAGAACTCCTCCTTCCTAGCTGAGACCTCGGGCCTGTGGACACCCACAGGGTACAGCggtgctttttaatttatttttaactctttcacATATGTAGCAAGCCCTCCTCCCCTTCTGGGCATGTTTACACAGGCTCTGCTCCCCGGGGCTGGCCTGGCTGCAGATTccggggaggcagaggcagggactTTGGGGCCTTAGTCACCATCCTCAGTATCACCTCATCTCACTTCCTGTGAGGGACTGGGCCTGGCTGCTCCTGACTCAGGACTGCCTTCCAGCACGCAGAGTGGGCTCCTCTGCcccggggggcaggggctgctggctgaggagggggaaaggggaggggacaaAGCTGCTGGATGAAGGTGGGTCAGCATGGGGGTGACTGCTCCCCAAAGCCTTGCTCTGTGCTGACTGCCAGGTCAGAGCACTGGGAAACTGCGTTTCGAGCCTTCCCGCCTGCCTGCTGGCCGGTCCTCTCCCTCATGTGGCTTCAGCACAGTCCCATTCCCCTCGCCCATGCCACCAGCCACCCCACCCTTCCTGGACATGGCCATGCGGGGAGAGCAGCATCCCCAGCCCCTGGGCTGTGACGATGAAGCCTCAGGCCGGGGTTCTGAGGAGCAGAAAGAGCCCAGAGGTTGGCCATGGCTGGTTTCTCGCCCTCTCTGTCATCTCacgccacccccccccaccagcccttcCAGCTTGGACCTGACTTTGGGCCCTGAGACGAGGTCTAATTCTGGCCGGTAGCGTGTCCAGAGGCCTGTGCGCCTGAGTCTTCTGCCCGGGTTGTCTTGGGC encodes the following:
- the VASH1 gene encoding tubulinyl-Tyr carboxypeptidase 1 — encoded protein: MPGGKKVIGGSSGAVPTATAAPSGVRRLETSEGASAQRDDEPEEEGEEDLRDGGIPFFVNRGGLPVDEATWERMWKHVAKIHPDGEKVAQRIRGATDLPKIPIPSVPTFQPSTPVPERLEAVQRYIRELQYNHTGTQFFEIKKSRPLTGLMDLAKEMTKEALPIKCLEAVILGIYLTNSMPTLERFPISFKTYFSGNYFRHIVLGVNFGGRYGALGMSRREDLMYKPPAFRTLSELVLDYEAAYSRCWHVLKKVKLGQCVSHDPHSVEQIEWKHSVLDVEKLGREDLRKELERHARDMRLKIGKGAGPPSPTKDRKKDVSSPQRGQSSPHRRNSRSERRPSGEKKPSEPKAMPDLNGYQIRV